The genomic segment TCTCCTATAGAAAGgcattcttcttttttcttcccagagttcctttcttccttcccagaagtcctgcctctctctctctctactgaCCACTCTCAGGcattagccttttattgaccagttaatttggggagcaaggtttgcacaacaaaactGTACATCAGAAACTCTTGAGTCAACATTAACTCTTGAGTCAACCAGATCCAGGGGCAGAATTTAGCGTTTGAATACACAACAGCACCCGACCAAACCAAACACCCAGATCTTCACTGAGTCAACCAGATCCAGGGGCAGAATTTAGCGTTTGAATACACAACAGCACCCGACCAACCCAAACACCCAGATCTTCACATTGAGCTTTGTGTAATCAGAATCTGcctgtgtagctcagtggcaatTCACCTAGCCTGTACCAGGGCCTGAGCTCAATCCCGAGAACAAACCCATGCTGTTACATAATTGCTATCTGCAATCTTGGCAATTTTCAAGCATGCTTGAGCTgtgtagagaaaccctgcctgaaAATACTTAAATACTGTATTCTAATATAAGCATTCTTTGTCTATTTCatcttattctttaaaaaaaaaaaatttcgaTACCGTGCAGTAATTCGTTAAATCATTAGATTATCTGTAGGAGTTGTAAcccttttatttccttctattGTCTTATTGTTTATCTAAAATTTTAGGTAATATACTGCATAAGTCCTCACAGTAGATATCCTTGTCTTCATACCAGATTTAATTAATGGGAGATCGGTTGCAACTGTGTCCATTCTAGTTCATAGCATCTTGGGGAACTCTAACTCAATGTTGTGTAGATCATGTAAGGTAAAAGCCAACTATGGTTGTTAGCATCATGTTCTCTACTGAAAATATGAGctggccatgttctcctggcgtcctccatgtcctctgactcctacaatcttccACCGTCTCTTCCACAGGACAGAAGGCTTTTGCCTTGTTTTATTAATATCTTGTTTTGTCATGTCTGGATGTTGTCTCTGGGAGTCCTGCTCTCTTCTGAAGAGATGAATAGGGAGTAGATCTGCAAGTAAAGGGAGTTGTAGGGTTGGGGTAGGAGGCTGGAAAAAGGAAACTGCAGTAAGGCTATATAGTATGAGAAAAGAATcgatttttcaaaaaaaaaaaaaaagaaaaaagaaagaaaatatgagttGGATGACTCTTCTGTGAACATATTTTCAATAATCCTTCTTAAAATTTCAGTAAGCTTTCACCCATAAGCTTATAGTCAGTGGAATGCTCAAGGAATATATCTCCATGTACCAACCCTGATACAATGTCCTAGGTAGACTGATTTCCTAAGGAAGGTAGTCTGAAAGTACCTAGTCTCAAAGATAAATCACAAATCAAAACTTGGGAataaacaaagaatcaaagacCACATTAGAtggaagaataaataattttattaggtCAAATATAACTGAACTTTCATATACAGTCCAAGAATTTATGAATAGGTaatcattcattttaaaagacatttgaatttatattttggtTATTCGGTCATTTCTTAGTTGGATAGACCTTGTCTTGCCACagaaaggatgcagagaaagattAGTTAGCCTTATTGGAAAACCCAATGATAGTAGCACTAAGTTAACTCAGACAATTTATTTATAATCAGGAAGTTCAGCAACTTGATCTCAAGATGGTTGATCCACAGGCAGGTCTGTGACAAGAAGACTGGAAGTTTCTAGAAGTCACATAGATTGGGTGACAGAATCCAGATCCATAACCAAAGGAAGGAGAGCCATGAACTCCATAACTCACAGGTCTAAAGCCACTGGAGCCACAGCCTGACGTGTAGATGCTCCTTGAGCCATAGCCCAGGGAATAGCAACTGCTGGACCCAAAACCAAGAGAGCCACCATATGTGGTCCTACAAGGGCTGCAGAAGCTGGACACACTTGGACGGTAGCAAGGACGCTGGCAGGAGCTGTGCACCACATGGGAAGTCTGGCATCTGATGGGCTGGAAGCAGTTCTGATGACAGCCATGGCTGAAAGTAGAACCCAGATGGCAGTTTCTGGGAGAGCAGAAGTTAGTGCTGTGGGTCAGTTGGCGTGGGAAGGAAGAGCCACAGGAAGAGGGGTAGCACAGTTGACCTCCATAGGATCTAgaggagaagcttccagaacagcAGCTGTAGGACATGTTGAGAGGAGAGGTGAGATCAGCTAAGTGTCAATGAGACAATGTCAGTTTGAATGACATGGTCCCGACAGAGGTCAAGCTATATATCCTCCTGAACTGGGTGTGTCCACATTCCACTGACTCCAATCACCTCCCTCACCCTTCACAAGAAAATACTTCCCTTGGtaattaagtttaatttttcacatattcatatattaatTGCAGTTTAATCACAGTGACACAGTAAGAAGATACTCATAGTTTCTTTGCCCTGGAGTTTGCTTAGGTTTGAAGTTCATGGTTACAGTTCATCCTATTTTCagtgtcttctttttttaatccatACATTTGCAGAGACTCTGCCCAGTATAAGGATTACATAAACTCTCCATTTCCTTGATATTAAAAGTACTCAGTAGTTACTATGCAAGATCCTTTGTCCCTTTTGTTTTTCATAAGTACATTGTAATGAAAtcttcaaatactatatttagattttttcttttttattaaatttttcaatttacatttcaaatgttttcccctttccaggtctacCCTTCAGAAACCCatgatttcttctccttctccctgcttctatgagggtgctcacctactcacacacccactcctatcttcccaccctggcattcccttactcTGGGACATTCAATATCCTCAGGCCCAAGGccatctcctcccactgatgccaacaatgccatcctctgccacatatcaGACTAGTCTCCCCCTAGCATGTTGaactaattattaaaaatatgaactGTGAAGCTTCTATTAGTGATTTTCTTCAGGAAAGAGCTTTCTTATATACGTTCACTTAAGAAACAATATGTATCATCCTTTGAATAGAACTTTAAAGGGAAATATCTTCATAGATTTTTCTGATGAGTATGGTTTGTAGTTTATGACattaatctttctctctctctttgtgtgtgtgtgtgagagagagagatctctctctctttgtgtgtgtgtgagagagagagatctctctctctttgtgtgtgtgtgtgtgagagagagagagagagagagagagagagagagagagagaaagcaagagagagagagaaaaaataaatttgttttattttattgttttggcagaagaaaatgttcttaaatgAGACCATTTATGTATGATTAAAATGCAGTTTAGAGATtgctattttttctaaaattcttaATTTTAGGTTTTAGAGTTGAGTAGATATCGAAGCAAAATCTGACTAACCACGTAACCAAAGAGCTACTCTTGCCTCACATCTCAGCCTGGCAGAAGAGTTCATCCTTAACTGTGGCTTCCTTAAGCACAGCCAATCTGCAAACTGCAAATTCAACTCTGATTTGTCTTTAAAAGTTATCTACTAAGCTTGTTTATACCAACATGTAAAATCTAATAAATCCTTATCTACCTTTCTGGGTAATATTTGCATTGAATAGCATTCAGCAGGAAGAATCTCTGCCTTGGTGATTTTTATGCATTTCAAGAACATTTGATTTTCTAGCTACAGAACAAAAATGCCTAGAAAATCCATAGT from the Arvicanthis niloticus isolate mArvNil1 chromosome 12, mArvNil1.pat.X, whole genome shotgun sequence genome contains:
- the LOC117718277 gene encoding keratin-associated protein 13-1-like; its protein translation is MSYSCCSGSFSSRSYGGQLCYPSSCGSSFPRQLTHSTNFCSPRNCHLGSTFSHGCHQNCFQPIRCQTSHVVHSSCQRPCYRPSVSSFCSPCRTTYGGSLGFGSSSCYSLGYGSRSIYTSGCGSSGFRPVSYGVHGSPSFGYGSGFCHPIYVTSRNFQSSCHRPACGSTILRSSC